The Thermoplasmatales archaeon genome has a window encoding:
- a CDS encoding proteasome subunit alpha (cleaves peptide bonds) yields GEGRDAAIEYFEKNYKENLSMEEAIEMGIEAMKSSKEDKKIEAEIGIIDKKGFRKINKKI; encoded by the coding sequence GGAGAAGGGAGGGATGCAGCAATTGAATATTTTGAAAAGAATTATAAGGAAAACTTAAGCATGGAGGAAGCAATAGAAATGGGAATTGAAGCAATGAAAAGCTCAAAAGAAGATAAAAAAATAGAAGCGGAAATAGGTATAATAGATAAAAAGGGATTCAGAAAAATAAATAAAAAAATATAG